In a genomic window of Rhodovulum sp. P5:
- a CDS encoding acetolactate synthase 3 large subunit: MTQMTGAKMVVQALKDQGVDVIFGYPGGAVLPIYDEIFQQNDIRHILVRHEQGAVHAAEGYARSTGKPGVVLVTSGPGATNAVTGITDALMDSIPLVVLTGQVPTFMVGNDAFQEADTIGITRPCTKHNWLVKDTDKLAATIHQAFHVATSGRPGPVLVDIPKDVQFAEGTYADPRAAGTGHYAPKVKGDKEMITRLVEAMETAERPVFYTGGGVINSGDAATHLLRELVDATGFPITSTLMGLGAYPASGDKWLGMLGMHGLYEANLAMHGCDLMIAVGARFDDRITGRTADFSPDSLKAHIDIDPSSINKTIRVEMPIVGDVAHVLEDALRIWKSRGRKVNKEGLAKWWAQIGEWRKVECLRYTNSDKIIKPQHALERLEALTKHRKDRYICTEVGQHQMWAAQFLGFEAPNLWMTSGGLGTMGYGFPASIGVQIAHPEALVINVAGEGSWLMNMQEMGTATQYRLPVKQFILNNERLGMVRQWQTLLHGGRYSHSWSEALPDFVKLAESFGWKGIKCEDPADLDDAIQEMLDYDGPVLFDCLVEKHENCFPMIPSGRAHNDMLLGEAETEGAIGSKGAVLV; this comes from the coding sequence ATGACACAGATGACCGGCGCGAAAATGGTGGTTCAGGCCCTGAAGGATCAGGGTGTGGACGTGATCTTCGGCTATCCGGGCGGCGCCGTGCTTCCGATCTATGACGAGATCTTCCAGCAAAACGACATCCGCCACATCCTCGTCCGCCACGAACAGGGCGCGGTCCATGCGGCCGAGGGCTATGCCCGGTCGACCGGCAAGCCGGGTGTCGTTCTGGTGACCTCCGGGCCCGGGGCGACGAACGCGGTTACCGGCATCACCGATGCGCTGATGGATTCCATCCCGCTCGTCGTGCTGACGGGCCAGGTTCCGACCTTCATGGTCGGCAATGACGCGTTCCAGGAGGCTGACACCATCGGCATCACGCGGCCCTGCACCAAGCACAACTGGCTGGTGAAGGACACCGACAAGCTGGCCGCGACGATCCATCAGGCCTTCCATGTCGCGACGTCGGGCCGCCCCGGTCCGGTGTTGGTCGATATCCCAAAGGATGTGCAGTTCGCCGAAGGGACCTATGCCGACCCGCGCGCGGCCGGCACCGGGCATTACGCGCCCAAGGTCAAGGGCGACAAGGAGATGATCACCCGTCTGGTCGAGGCGATGGAAACCGCGGAACGACCGGTCTTCTACACCGGCGGCGGCGTCATCAATTCCGGCGATGCGGCAACCCATCTGCTGCGCGAACTGGTGGATGCCACCGGCTTTCCGATCACCTCCACCCTGATGGGTCTGGGCGCCTATCCGGCGTCGGGTGACAAGTGGCTGGGCATGCTGGGGATGCACGGGCTGTATGAGGCGAACCTGGCCATGCATGGCTGCGACCTGATGATCGCGGTCGGTGCCCGCTTCGACGACCGGATCACCGGCCGCACCGCCGATTTCAGCCCCGACAGCCTGAAGGCGCATATCGATATCGACCCGTCCTCGATCAACAAGACGATCCGGGTCGAGATGCCCATCGTCGGCGATGTCGCCCATGTGCTGGAAGACGCGCTGCGGATCTGGAAATCCCGGGGCCGCAAGGTCAACAAGGAGGGTCTGGCCAAGTGGTGGGCCCAGATCGGGGAATGGCGCAAGGTCGAATGCCTGCGCTACACCAACTCCGACAAGATCATCAAACCGCAGCATGCGCTGGAACGGCTTGAGGCGCTGACCAAGCACCGCAAAGACCGCTATATCTGCACCGAGGTCGGGCAGCACCAGATGTGGGCGGCGCAGTTCCTGGGCTTCGAGGCGCCGAACCTGTGGATGACCTCCGGCGGGCTGGGCACGATGGGCTACGGCTTCCCGGCCTCCATCGGCGTGCAGATTGCCCACCCCGAGGCGCTGGTGATCAACGTGGCCGGCGAAGGCTCATGGCTGATGAACATGCAGGAGATGGGCACCGCGACCCAGTATCGCCTGCCGGTCAAGCAGTTCATCCTGAACAACGAACGGCTGGGCATGGTGCGCCAGTGGCAAACCCTGCTGCACGGCGGGCGCTATTCGCATTCGTGGTCCGAGGCGCTGCCCGATTTCGTCAAGCTGGCAGAGTCGTTCGGCTGGAAGGGCATCAAATGCGAAGACCCGGCCGATCTCGATGACGCAATCCAGGAGATGCTGGACTATGACGGCCCGGTTCTCTTCGACTGTCTGGTCGAGAAGCACGAGAACTGCTTCCCGATGATCCCGTCGGGCCGCGCCCACAACGACATGTTGCTAGGAGAGGCGGAAACCGAGGGCGCCATCGGATCGAAAGGCGCGGTGCTGGTCTAG
- a CDS encoding TRAP transporter substrate-binding protein, producing MDRRSFLKNSALGGSAAAAGTLAAPAYAQGKRTLTMVTTWGRGLAGVHDAAQYCADGITAVTDGQLTVELKAAGELVGAFEVFDAVSSGQADMYHAVDYYFLGQHPALSFFSQIPFGMTFQEYANWFYHDGGRDLADELYSIFGLKCFPAGNTGPQAGGWFAREITGPEDFQGLKFRMPGQGGKVLGKLGASVQNLPGSEVYQALASGAIEGTEWIGPWADEKAGFQEITKIYYTAGFHEPGPNLNLTLNLDVWEDLTPAQQVAVEQVSSACNVWNMSQFMANNSAALQRLRAGGVTVLEFPVSVWDAFGVAAKEVAEEPMDDDLYKTCYDSYMASMKSSAGWNSRSQAIFTQQRDRIMGL from the coding sequence ATGGATCGTCGTTCATTTCTGAAAAATTCTGCGCTGGGCGGCTCGGCGGCCGCTGCGGGCACGCTGGCCGCGCCCGCCTATGCGCAGGGCAAGCGTACCCTGACCATGGTCACCACATGGGGCCGCGGGCTGGCCGGTGTGCATGACGCGGCGCAATACTGCGCCGATGGCATCACCGCCGTGACCGACGGCCAACTGACCGTCGAACTCAAGGCCGCAGGCGAACTTGTGGGTGCCTTCGAAGTCTTCGACGCCGTGTCGTCGGGTCAGGCCGACATGTATCACGCGGTCGACTACTACTTCCTCGGCCAGCATCCGGCGCTGTCTTTCTTCAGCCAGATCCCGTTCGGCATGACCTTCCAGGAATATGCCAACTGGTTCTATCACGACGGCGGCCGCGATCTGGCCGACGAGCTTTACAGCATCTTCGGTCTGAAATGCTTCCCGGCCGGCAATACCGGCCCGCAGGCGGGCGGCTGGTTCGCTCGTGAAATCACCGGCCCGGAAGATTTCCAGGGCCTGAAGTTCCGGATGCCGGGGCAGGGTGGCAAGGTGCTGGGCAAGCTGGGCGCATCGGTCCAGAACCTGCCCGGTTCGGAAGTGTACCAGGCGCTGGCCTCCGGCGCGATCGAGGGGACCGAGTGGATCGGCCCCTGGGCCGACGAGAAGGCCGGTTTCCAGGAGATCACCAAGATCTACTACACCGCCGGTTTCCACGAGCCGGGTCCGAACCTCAACCTCACGCTCAACCTCGATGTCTGGGAAGACCTGACGCCCGCGCAGCAAGTCGCGGTGGAGCAGGTGTCGAGCGCCTGCAACGTCTGGAACATGTCGCAGTTCATGGCCAACAACTCGGCCGCGCTGCAACGTCTGCGGGCGGGTGGCGTCACCGTTCTGGAGTTCCCGGTGTCGGTCTGGGATGCGTTCGGCGTTGCCGCCAAGGAAGTGGCAGAGGAGCCGATGGACGACGACCTCTACAAGACGTGCTACGACAGCTACATGGCGTCGATGAAAAGCTCCGCCGGGTGGAACAGCCGGTCTCAGGCGATCTTCACCCAGCAGCGCGACCGTATCATGGGGCTGTAA
- a CDS encoding TRAP transporter small permease subunit → MLDGILWVFQNIGLAFYHFDYAVTHPGLWLDWSDKQAIMRFVYYGGSTEFFFVVFTAFLMLTALGIWRRSIMWGAVRVLEGFANSVGRVVAWAGLLMVLQQVMIVFLQRIFRVAEIELGPFGYSFAKDLSWWGEELKLYNAMIVALCVTYTFVQSGHVRVDLVYSAVGHRAKRVIDMFGSLFFMMPMAVLIWMYAWFFMWRHLITPKPSASDSIERLLMKARAVRWNVETIGFSPNGFNGYFLFKVLLVALAGLIFLQAIAFFYRSFLEMVEGEDSVGKYLDRDSLGAGEEAYEGTH, encoded by the coding sequence ATGCTCGACGGCATTCTGTGGGTCTTTCAGAATATCGGCCTGGCCTTCTACCACTTCGACTATGCGGTGACGCATCCCGGGCTGTGGCTGGATTGGTCCGACAAGCAGGCGATCATGCGCTTCGTCTATTACGGCGGCTCGACGGAGTTCTTCTTCGTCGTGTTCACCGCGTTCCTGATGCTGACGGCACTGGGCATATGGCGACGGTCGATCATGTGGGGCGCGGTGCGCGTGCTTGAAGGCTTCGCCAACTCCGTGGGCCGCGTGGTGGCCTGGGCCGGTCTTCTGATGGTTCTGCAGCAGGTGATGATCGTCTTCCTGCAACGCATCTTCCGCGTCGCCGAGATCGAGCTTGGGCCGTTCGGCTATTCCTTCGCCAAGGACCTGTCCTGGTGGGGGGAGGAACTGAAGCTTTACAACGCGATGATCGTGGCGCTGTGCGTGACCTACACCTTCGTGCAGTCGGGCCATGTGCGGGTCGATCTGGTCTATTCGGCGGTCGGGCACCGGGCGAAACGCGTGATCGACATGTTCGGCTCTCTGTTCTTCATGATGCCGATGGCGGTGCTGATCTGGATGTATGCGTGGTTCTTCATGTGGCGCCACCTGATCACGCCGAAACCCTCTGCCTCCGACAGTATCGAGCGGTTGTTGATGAAGGCCCGCGCGGTGCGCTGGAATGTCGAGACCATCGGGTTCTCGCCCAACGGGTTCAACGGGTATTTCCTGTTCAAGGTGCTGCTGGTTGCCCTTGCGGGCCTGATTTTCCTGCAGGCCATCGCGTTCTTCTACCGCTCCTTCCTCGAAATGGTCGAGGGGGAGGACAGCGTCGGAAAATACCTCGACCGGGACAGCCTTGGCGCCGGTGAAGAAGCCTATGAAGGCACGCATTAA
- a CDS encoding TRAP transporter large permease subunit has product MLFGLDGIEIGLIIVFLCLFSGILSGFPVAFAIGGSAIISFGVIASLDSAGLLMHQAIDTGSAAYNALIAQGLHPDAISHFRYPDLPTYEEPLFPRGWEVALDRNISFIVNRINERVLAGQSIETLLAVLMFVLMGITLERSKIANDLLTTMARVFGPLPGGLAVSVVVVGAFLAASTGIVGATVVTMGLLSLPTMLRNKYSPELATGVIAASGTLGQIIPPSIVIVLLGTLAGDLYATAQEQRAQIAGCSDALTYLGEAAVVSVGTLFQAAILPGILLAVLYGVYAFGYALLNPSKAPPVVAAGAQAGDRGSRKAALTWLLGVPVALIAAATMATWVGFAGSQDITVSSFSERGQGAVLRTNVSEQCQASMIELHGQEKWDLAVRQQQALEASGAAIESRELTAEEIEAARADKIANAAPVSTPVLIGFMLLALILAFSRGIVPTAGTRPLIVGAAGVLLAFAVDALFITPLTTPGTAFLLLAVPLAITLYGVRYAVGLLGHSELLRVVFPPLVLIVAVLGSILGGITNPTPAAALGAGGALMLAAYRKLSEEQGSGKLIIWASFSIVIMILVGVNFDLRVHRETVPVEDWIAFLVAQGAYHFAMLGILYSCFVLLRSGVLAPVVRETAKVTSMVFTILIGSQLLNLVVISFGGEHYIQQFLRSFDNEFTVFLLVMLVLFVLGFVLDFLEIIYIVVPIVGPVIYGGTFDPKWVTIMIAVNLQTSFLTPPFGFALFYLRGVAPKEVTTMHIYRGIVPFVLIQVLGLAILWYFPDIVTIVPSLLPNG; this is encoded by the coding sequence ATGCTTTTCGGACTTGATGGCATCGAGATCGGCCTGATCATCGTCTTTCTCTGCCTCTTCAGCGGGATCCTGTCGGGCTTCCCGGTGGCCTTCGCCATCGGCGGGTCGGCCATCATTTCCTTCGGTGTCATCGCCAGCCTCGACAGTGCCGGTCTGCTCATGCATCAGGCGATCGACACCGGCAGCGCGGCCTATAACGCGCTGATCGCGCAAGGGCTGCACCCCGACGCGATATCGCATTTCCGATACCCCGACCTGCCGACATATGAGGAACCGCTGTTCCCCCGCGGGTGGGAGGTCGCGCTTGACCGGAACATCAGCTTCATCGTGAACCGCATCAACGAACGCGTGCTTGCGGGCCAGTCGATCGAGACGCTGCTGGCGGTGCTGATGTTCGTGCTGATGGGCATCACGCTGGAACGGTCCAAGATCGCCAATGACCTGCTGACGACGATGGCGCGGGTCTTCGGGCCGCTGCCGGGCGGTCTGGCCGTGTCGGTCGTTGTCGTGGGGGCGTTCCTTGCGGCCTCCACCGGGATCGTGGGGGCGACGGTGGTCACCATGGGGCTGCTCAGCCTGCCCACCATGTTACGCAACAAGTATTCGCCGGAACTGGCCACGGGGGTGATCGCAGCCTCCGGCACGCTGGGGCAGATCATCCCACCCTCGATCGTGATCGTCCTGCTGGGCACGCTGGCCGGGGACCTCTACGCCACCGCGCAGGAACAACGGGCGCAGATCGCGGGCTGTTCCGACGCGCTGACCTATCTGGGAGAGGCCGCGGTCGTCTCGGTCGGTACGCTGTTTCAGGCAGCGATCCTGCCGGGGATCCTGCTGGCGGTGCTCTATGGTGTCTACGCCTTCGGTTATGCGCTTCTCAACCCGTCCAAGGCCCCGCCGGTTGTTGCCGCGGGCGCGCAGGCCGGGGACCGCGGGTCGCGCAAGGCGGCGCTGACATGGCTTCTGGGCGTGCCGGTCGCGCTCATCGCCGCGGCGACGATGGCGACATGGGTCGGCTTTGCGGGCAGTCAGGACATCACGGTTTCCAGCTTCTCGGAACGGGGGCAGGGCGCCGTCCTGCGCACCAACGTGTCCGAACAGTGCCAGGCCTCGATGATCGAGTTGCACGGGCAGGAGAAATGGGATCTTGCCGTCCGGCAGCAGCAGGCGCTTGAGGCGTCCGGCGCGGCGATCGAGTCCCGTGAACTGACCGCCGAAGAGATCGAGGCCGCGCGGGCCGACAAGATCGCGAATGCGGCACCTGTCTCTACCCCGGTTCTGATCGGGTTCATGCTTCTGGCCCTGATCCTCGCCTTTTCCCGCGGGATCGTTCCGACGGCCGGCACGCGGCCGCTGATCGTCGGCGCGGCGGGGGTCTTGCTGGCCTTTGCCGTCGATGCCCTGTTCATCACGCCCCTGACGACGCCGGGCACCGCGTTCCTGCTGTTGGCCGTGCCGCTTGCGATCACGCTTTACGGTGTCCGCTATGCGGTGGGTCTTCTGGGCCATTCAGAGCTTTTGCGGGTGGTGTTCCCGCCGCTTGTGCTGATCGTGGCGGTGCTCGGTTCCATCCTTGGGGGCATCACCAACCCCACACCCGCCGCGGCGCTGGGCGCGGGCGGGGCGCTGATGCTGGCCGCCTATCGCAAGCTGAGCGAGGAACAGGGATCGGGCAAGCTGATCATCTGGGCGTCCTTTTCCATCGTGATCATGATCCTTGTCGGCGTGAATTTCGATTTGCGGGTGCATCGCGAAACCGTGCCGGTGGAAGACTGGATCGCCTTCCTTGTCGCGCAGGGTGCATACCACTTCGCGATGCTGGGGATCCTCTATTCCTGCTTCGTGCTGTTGCGTTCGGGCGTGCTGGCCCCGGTGGTGCGGGAAACTGCCAAGGTCACGTCGATGGTGTTCACGATCCTGATCGGGTCGCAGCTTCTGAACCTCGTCGTGATTTCCTTCGGCGGCGAACACTACATCCAGCAATTCCTGCGCAGCTTCGACAACGAGTTCACGGTATTCCTGCTGGTGATGCTGGTGCTTTTCGTGCTGGGCTTCGTGCTGGATTTCCTTGAGATCATCTACATCGTGGTGCCCATCGTCGGCCCGGTGATCTATGGCGGCACGTTCGACCCGAAATGGGTGACGATCATGATCGCGGTCAACCTGCAGACCAGCTTCCTGACACCGCCCTTCGGCTTTGCGCTGTTCTACCTGCGCGGCGTGGCACCCAAGGAGGTCACGACGATGCATATCTATCGCGGCATCGTTCCCTTCGTGCTGATCCAGGTGCTGGGGCTGGCGATCCTGTGGTATTTCCCCGACATCGTGACCATCGTGCCCAGCCTGCTGCCGAACGGCTAA
- a CDS encoding arginyltransferase produces MRHTLPLAPQFYVTAPQPCPYLPRRMERKLFTALQGDTSETLNDSLSKQGFRRSQNVLYRPACADCTACLSARIRVADFKPTRSQRKARNRNSDLKRQASSPWATEEQYTLFRRYLDSRHADGGMADMDIFEFAAMIEETPVRSRVVEYSADPPEGSRHRPLVAVSLTDILDDGLSMVYSFYEPERASRSVGTHVILDHIEIAREANLPYVYLGYWVPGSPKMGYKSNFDALEIYKNGAWQDIGDAESHNGETHPLSVAPIAEQVAKITLPDTRPTKG; encoded by the coding sequence ATGCGCCACACGCTCCCGCTCGCGCCGCAGTTCTATGTGACTGCGCCACAACCCTGCCCTTATCTGCCCCGACGGATGGAGCGGAAGCTTTTCACCGCATTGCAGGGGGACACGTCCGAAACGCTGAATGACTCCCTGTCCAAGCAGGGGTTCCGGCGGTCCCAGAACGTGCTTTACCGGCCGGCCTGCGCGGATTGCACCGCCTGCCTGTCGGCCCGGATCCGGGTGGCGGATTTCAAACCCACGCGCAGCCAGCGCAAGGCCCGCAACCGCAATTCCGACCTGAAACGGCAGGCCAGTTCCCCCTGGGCAACGGAGGAACAATACACGCTGTTCCGCCGCTATCTCGACAGTCGTCACGCCGATGGCGGGATGGCCGACATGGACATCTTCGAATTCGCCGCGATGATCGAGGAAACCCCGGTGCGTTCGCGCGTCGTGGAATACAGCGCCGATCCGCCCGAGGGCAGCCGCCACCGCCCGCTGGTGGCCGTCAGCCTGACCGATATCCTCGATGACGGGCTGTCGATGGTCTATTCCTTCTACGAACCCGAAAGGGCAAGCCGGTCGGTCGGCACCCATGTGATCCTCGACCATATCGAGATCGCGCGGGAGGCCAACCTGCCTTACGTCTACCTGGGCTACTGGGTGCCGGGCAGCCCGAAGATGGGCTACAAGTCGAACTTCGACGCGCTGGAGATCTACAAGAACGGCGCATGGCAGGACATCGGCGACGCCGAGTCCCACAACGGCGAAACCCACCCGCTGTCGGTCGCCCCGATTGCCGAACAGGTGGCCAAGATCACCCTGCCGGATACGCGGCCGACGAAGGGCTGA
- a CDS encoding RDD family protein, with protein sequence MSHISDPYWGLPDPDSHAEFYANVPTKRFVAWIFDMIVILVLSLLAVPFTAFTAIFFLPALSVLVAFAYRTVTLARGSATWGMRLVSIEMRNARGERLDTATAAIHTLIYSASLALVLPQLVSIILMLTGARAQGLGDHILGTAAINRPATT encoded by the coding sequence ATGTCTCACATATCCGATCCCTACTGGGGCCTGCCCGACCCCGACAGCCACGCCGAATTCTATGCAAACGTCCCGACCAAGCGGTTCGTGGCGTGGATCTTCGACATGATCGTCATCCTTGTGCTGTCGCTTCTGGCCGTGCCCTTCACCGCCTTCACGGCGATCTTCTTTCTGCCCGCCCTCAGCGTTCTGGTGGCCTTCGCCTATCGCACGGTGACGCTGGCCCGCGGATCGGCCACATGGGGGATGCGCCTTGTGTCCATCGAGATGCGCAATGCCCGTGGCGAACGGCTGGATACGGCGACCGCTGCCATACATACGCTGATCTATTCGGCCAGTCTGGCCCTTGTGCTGCCGCAATTGGTCTCCATCATCCTCATGCTTACGGGGGCGCGGGCCCAGGGCCTTGGCGACCATATTCTTGGGACGGCAGCCATTAACCGTCCCGCCACAACATGA
- a CDS encoding DUF2852 domain-containing protein: protein MSSVATWPGRAESWLDERGKGAWIAALVLAFIFFWPIGLALLAYLIWSKRMFTGSCKSRHSRFRHAQHAFRSSGNSAFDAYKAETLKRLEDEQHAFEEFLERLRQAKDKAEFDQFMEDRARRARETPAEA from the coding sequence ATGTCTTCCGTCGCCACCTGGCCCGGCCGGGCCGAAAGCTGGTTGGACGAGCGCGGCAAGGGCGCGTGGATCGCCGCCCTCGTGCTCGCCTTCATCTTCTTCTGGCCCATCGGGCTTGCCCTTCTTGCCTATCTGATCTGGAGCAAACGCATGTTCACCGGTTCCTGCAAATCCCGCCACAGCCGTTTCCGCCACGCGCAACACGCATTCCGCAGCAGCGGCAACAGCGCCTTCGACGCCTACAAGGCCGAAACGCTGAAACGGCTGGAGGATGAACAGCACGCGTTCGAAGAGTTCCTTGAACGGCTGCGCCAGGCCAAGGACAAGGCCGAGTTCGACCAGTTCATGGAAGACCGCGCCCGTCGCGCCCGCGAAACCCCCGCGGAGGCCTGA
- a CDS encoding glutamine-synthetase adenylyltransferase, giving the protein MSFASRLTRTPIAHDTDRATEAAARFASQPPEVLALLTGTAGCSPYLWALMTREAEWIEPALAEDPDSAFATLMADVATLPLEGLKTGLRVAKRRAALLIALADLGGVWPLERVTAALTDFADLCVDTTIKRLVAAEIARGKLPGQTEDDAATAGGMVALAMGKQGAHELNYSSDIDLIVLFDQDRFDEADFHEARSVFIKVTRRMTSLLSELTGEGYVFRTDLRLRPDASVTPVCMSMEAAERYYESLGRTWERAAHIKARPCAGDIQAGWDYLDRLRPFVWRKHLDFAAIQDAHDMRMRIRSHKGLHGPITLPGHNMKLGRGGIREIEFFTQTRQLIAGGRDPELRVRGTLDGLAVLSAKGWIPSDVAQRLTEDYRAHREVEHRLQMVNDAQTHVLPGTDDGLDRIAHFTGEGDVRQWRQTLTARLTRVHELTEDFFAPDKADRETVTLPKEAESVVEAWPHYPCCRTARAREILKRLKPDLFGRLSRAPRPVEAFVAFDGFLKGLPAGVQLFSLFEANPHLIDLIIDITSVSPDLAQYLSRNARVLDVVIAGTFFEDWPGKAALHDDLSKRLSAIGHYEGQLDAARGWAKEWHFRIGVHFLRGLIDAETAGAEYADLAEAVLSALWPVVVGNFAAKHGDPPGKGAVVLGMGSLGAGQLTAKSDLDLIVIYDADGVEQSEGRRPLASRTYYARLTQALVTALTAAMSEGKLYEVDMRLRPSGNQGPVATSIQSFRNYQLDEAWTWEHLAMTRARPVAGDAAVTAEVEAFRRDLLRQKADIEKTLSGIVDMRQRLAEAKPAKSAWDGKQGPGRGQDIELIASAAALIAASPATSVPDQLAAGVAAGWLHPPEADTLLEAYRLLRKVQGAAKLISDRPLDPATLGDSGLTFLLRGTGAESAEALETLLNDARARAAGMIETVIARGPVGGQDAD; this is encoded by the coding sequence ATGAGTTTTGCATCGCGCCTGACCCGAACCCCCATCGCCCATGATACGGACCGTGCGACCGAAGCCGCCGCACGATTTGCCAGCCAACCGCCAGAGGTCCTGGCCCTGTTGACCGGTACGGCCGGATGCAGCCCCTATCTGTGGGCCCTGATGACGCGTGAGGCGGAGTGGATCGAACCGGCACTGGCCGAGGACCCCGACAGCGCCTTTGCGACCCTGATGGCCGATGTCGCCACACTGCCGCTGGAGGGGCTGAAAACCGGGCTCAGGGTCGCCAAACGCCGCGCCGCCCTATTGATCGCGCTGGCCGATCTGGGGGGCGTCTGGCCGCTGGAACGGGTGACGGCGGCCCTGACGGATTTTGCCGATCTCTGCGTCGACACCACCATCAAGCGTCTGGTCGCGGCGGAAATCGCCCGGGGCAAACTGCCCGGCCAGACCGAGGACGATGCCGCGACGGCGGGGGGCATGGTCGCGCTGGCGATGGGCAAGCAGGGGGCCCATGAACTCAACTATTCTTCGGACATCGACCTGATCGTCCTGTTCGACCAGGACCGGTTCGACGAGGCCGACTTTCACGAGGCGCGCAGCGTCTTCATCAAGGTCACGCGCCGGATGACGTCGCTGTTGTCGGAACTGACGGGGGAGGGCTACGTCTTTCGGACCGACCTGCGGCTGCGCCCCGATGCGTCGGTAACGCCCGTCTGCATGTCGATGGAGGCGGCCGAACGGTATTACGAAAGCCTTGGCCGCACATGGGAACGCGCGGCCCATATCAAGGCGCGGCCCTGTGCGGGGGATATTCAGGCGGGCTGGGACTATCTCGATCGCCTGCGTCCCTTCGTCTGGCGCAAGCATCTCGACTTCGCCGCGATTCAGGACGCCCATGACATGCGGATGCGCATCCGCTCTCACAAGGGTTTGCACGGGCCGATCACGCTGCCGGGGCACAACATGAAACTGGGCCGTGGCGGGATACGGGAGATCGAGTTCTTCACCCAGACCCGCCAGCTCATCGCCGGCGGGCGGGACCCGGAGTTGCGGGTGCGTGGCACACTCGACGGTCTTGCCGTTCTGTCGGCCAAGGGCTGGATCCCGTCCGATGTGGCCCAGCGGCTGACAGAGGACTACCGCGCCCATCGCGAGGTCGAACACCGGTTGCAGATGGTCAACGATGCCCAGACCCATGTCCTGCCCGGCACGGATGACGGTCTTGACCGGATCGCGCATTTCACGGGGGAAGGCGACGTTCGGCAGTGGCGGCAAACGCTCACCGCGCGGCTGACCCGCGTGCATGAATTGACCGAGGATTTCTTTGCGCCGGACAAGGCCGACCGCGAAACCGTGACCCTGCCGAAAGAGGCCGAGAGTGTCGTGGAGGCCTGGCCGCACTATCCCTGCTGCCGGACGGCGCGGGCGCGCGAGATCCTCAAACGGCTGAAGCCGGACCTGTTCGGGCGGCTGTCGCGCGCCCCGCGCCCGGTGGAGGCGTTCGTGGCCTTCGACGGGTTTCTCAAGGGGCTGCCCGCCGGGGTGCAGCTCTTCTCGCTGTTCGAGGCCAATCCGCACCTGATCGACCTGATCATCGACATCACCAGCGTCTCGCCCGATCTGGCCCAGTACCTGTCGCGCAATGCCCGCGTTCTGGATGTCGTGATCGCGGGCACCTTTTTCGAGGACTGGCCGGGCAAGGCGGCGCTGCACGACGACCTGTCCAAGCGGTTGTCCGCGATCGGGCACTATGAGGGTCAGCTTGACGCCGCGCGGGGCTGGGCCAAGGAATGGCATTTCCGCATCGGGGTGCATTTCCTGCGCGGGCTGATCGATGCCGAAACCGCCGGGGCCGAATATGCCGATCTGGCAGAGGCGGTGCTGTCCGCCCTGTGGCCGGTCGTGGTCGGGAATTTCGCGGCCAAGCATGGCGACCCGCCGGGCAAGGGGGCCGTGGTTCTGGGCATGGGCTCGCTCGGCGCGGGGCAGTTGACGGCGAAGTCCGATCTCGATCTCATCGTGATCTACGATGCCGACGGGGTGGAGCAGTCCGAAGGCCGCCGCCCGCTGGCTTCGCGCACCTATTACGCCCGTCTCACCCAGGCGTTGGTGACGGCCCTGACCGCCGCGATGAGCGAGGGCAAGCTTTACGAGGTCGACATGCGCTTGCGCCCCTCGGGCAACCAGGGGCCGGTGGCGACATCGATCCAGAGTTTCCGCAACTACCAATTGGACGAAGCCTGGACATGGGAGCACCTGGCCATGACCCGCGCGCGCCCCGTGGCGGGCGACGCGGCCGTGACGGCAGAGGTGGAGGCGTTCCGGCGTGATCTGCTGCGCCAGAAGGCGGACATTGAGAAAACCCTTTCCGGCATTGTCGACATGCGCCAGCGGCTGGCCGAAGCCAAACCCGCGAAGTCGGCATGGGACGGCAAGCAGGGGCCGGGCCGGGGGCAGGATATCGAACTGATCGCCTCGGCCGCCGCCCTGATCGCGGCCAGCCCCGCCACATCGGTGCCCGACCAGCTTGCCGCCGGGGTGGCGGCCGGATGGCTGCACCCGCCCGAGGCCGACACGCTGCTGGAGGCCTACCGGTTGCTGCGCAAGGTGCAGGGGGCGGCCAAGCTGATCTCTGACCGGCCGCTCGACCCCGCGACGCTGGGTGACAGCGGCCTGACTTTCCTGCTGCGGGGGACAGGGGCAGAAAGCGCCGAGGCGTTGGAGACCCTGTTGAACGACGCGCGCGCCCGGGCCGCCGGGATGATCGAAACGGTGATCGCACGGGGCCCAGTCGGGGGGCAGGATGCGGATTGA